The region TTGGACAACATCTGTGACAAACCTGCTGCAGTTTAATTAGAGTGGAGGCTGAATAGAAAGGGAGAGTGGTGGCTGCTTCAGTCTGATCTCTCAGGTCTTAGTGGGGATTTTAATGTGCTGAGAGGCTGTGAGGAGCATGAGCACAGTGGGAGGTGAATGAGctgcaggagaaggaggaggttgTAAGGCATAGCGGAGAGATTCTGGGCTGTCTAAAGGGGAAGaggggggttgtgtgtgtgtgtttgtgtgtgtgtgtgtgtgtgtgtgtgatacagaGTGTATAGGCTGACAGATGTGGCCATCAACTCCTGAAAGAATCATTTTACATCCACTGCATCCATCTGCCAACATGTTGTGGcaatattttgtgaaatcaGAATGTCATGAAAGAAGTGGTAGAAAATATTGTCCAACATGAACAGATCACTTAAACCATTTAAACTTGGGTGCAAACTTTGGTTGTGCAATGCAgcacaattaaagaaaaaaatacattgaggGTTTTACttaagacttttttcatttatcatcCCATGGTATGATGTTGTCAGTGAACatatatttgtcattttcagatttttttaaaatttatttacaaataagGGGAAATGTAGGGTGACATTTGGGTgtttaagaaataaaagatgGATAAAGATCATAGTTGTAACAAAAGCATTTCATAAAAACTTTGTGGTAGAAAGAGGAAGGTCGGCGGGTGGATGGGTGGGTCCACCAAACTCAAAGTTTTCTGCCCCAAGCAAAGTTTTCATTCATCCATTGATCCCATTGCTATCCATTCATTCACGGCGTAGCAAATTAGAGAATTTAGCACCAGATACCTTTTCTCCCAAGCAGTGTCTTTCCCTCAGCGCTCCCGGGTCAGCTGGAAGATGTGATCCCTGCAGCGTGTCCTGGTTCTGCCTCGTGGCGTCCTCTCAGCTAGCCGAACGCAAAACATGTCCAAAGGGTGTCCAGGGACAATTCTAACCAGGCCGTGTCCAAAATATGTGAATAACATACCATATTTGCAATAGGTTTGATAGTGCTGTAAACATAAAGGCTAAACATATAACTGCAGATACCACACACCCAGTTGTCTCACCAAGGGTAACAAGGTGCTCTCCAAATTAATTGCAGAGATCATGGAAGGTGTTAGTGGGGCAAGAAAGAAGAGCAGTTAAATGATCTGGCAGGTTTGAAAACAAGGTAGCAGTTTACGTAAAGGATCTAAAACACTTAtagctttaaacaaaaaatgagtGCACTGCAAGTACAGCAGGTCAATGTTAAAACTGTGTTCCACATAAACTGGCTGACCTGGAGGTTTGTCTGTAACCTGTCTTATCATCTGACTGCTTGTGTTTCTTACATCTGACTTCCTATTAGCTATGTCACATGAGGTTTACTGATAGACATCACTgaccaaaataaagaaaataaacccaAATGTAACTTACaataagaaaggaaaaggtTTGTCAGAGTTTgtagcagacagacaaagttttGTCATTCAAGTTGAGACTATTGCAATGATTGAACTTCCATTGCTAAAAGAAATGGATGCCAATGGATCCCTAAGATGAACGGAGCATTTCCACCCTGTGggcagtttttgttgttgtctcttTATTTTGCATCAACATATTCAATGCCTGTTCCCCCTTCCCTGACTAAAATTCTTCACTTTCAGAAGTCTAATTTCTGGGACGTGTATCCTCATCCATCATACTGCTCTGAGCATTCACGTTAACAGTGACTTTGGTCTTGCTGCAACGCCCTCCATACAGCTGTGCATAACCTTTGAAAACCCACCCATGGCCTTGTAGCGCTAATAAAAACCCCAAAGACCTCAATCGCTtagtgagaagaagaagaaggctcTGTGTTACTTTGTGCAAGGATTCCTGTGGAAGTTTAGTGTCTGTGAATCCATCATTGTCACAGTTAAATGGGATCGGGGTGTTAAGGATACTTTGTGGGGGACGGTTTAACTAACACTTTCCCATTAGCAGCCACCCTACAAATCCCTGGTGGCATTGTTTCAGCGAGGAACATCTGCTATAACAATACACAATCATAGAGCTGGCTTATGTTTGGGGTCATTTTAAATGACCGTGAGTAAGGAAAGGTTAGGGTGTTTTGGTTTGACTGTTGCAAACAAATCAATTTTCAACTTTATATACATGtacaaatatgtatattttaaatgcatgaggattttaaggattttaatttaaaagtaacACATCCAGATCTtgcaaaaatacatcaaatacaacaacacaagCAGTAAAGGTCAGGACAAAAAAACGTGTCAGTGGAGCACTTAGCAACCTGAAATATGAATGTGGCAAATGTCCATCTGTATTTAAACAACCGCGACCAACTTGGCGTGTGCAGCTATTGAGAGTGAAGCATTTAGGCTCTCTTTCACAATGGGCCAGAGGGCTAAAACCTTACACCCCTCCCACCTTCATTATCCCTGCCACACTATGATCAGCACCAAATGCCGACTATCCCAGGCCAGTACTCACAAAGCATGCTGGGAAGGACAATAGCAGACCTTCAGCCGATTGGTTCCACCTTATTAACAGCTTGTAATCTTCTCATGTCTTTGGCTAGGCCTCACAGAGCCGGAGTTAGGGCAAATAGACGAGTGTGTCCTCCGTTCCTGCTTTGATGCAGGGCTGCCTTTTCCTCTCTGAAAAGTCTCGTTCTGTTGTATTTCCATTGTTGCAGCTGCACCTGTTTGCCCGCAGGGacacatggagaaaatcagtcACTGGCAACTGTTAATTTCTCATTAGACTCTTTCTGCGCATTGTAAAAAGAAGACAGTATGGGATGTAAAGCCCAGAGCAGGTGCAGCCCCTTCAACATACTAGTGAACTACCTTGGAGAGATGCAATTTGCACAAATACAGTTtccaaaaaaaggattttatcGAGTTTGATTGCAACTCCAACTAAATGAATAAGCTGATTTTCCTCTGAGAGAGTGTGATTCAATATgcaaacttgttttggtgttattttaaGGTTTGACTTTGAATCTTAATTGGAGTTTTAAAATGGATAAGAGAGCAATTGGTAAAATCTTTTAACAGTCAAGTAGTGGAATTTCGGTTAATTCTTTACAAATTTCATGAGTTTTGTTAGCCAAAAGATTCTCTGTGCACTTTCATCTGTATTGTGTCACAGAAAGCTGTCATCAGTCACTTCTTTAAATTGATAATCAATGAATTCAATAAATTAAGAGGGGACTTGACAGACGCAGGagcagtgtgttttcttttccttgttcCAGTTAAAAGTCTAGCAGCTCCTTTTGAACCATTTAGAGCTGTGAAAAGGGGGAAAGGGTCCACCACGTATACGGAGAATTACAGAAATCAAGCCAAAAGGTGGTATAGCaacatgatgatgataaaaacagcttttgtttAGCTAAGATTCTGATGAGATGAAAGCTGCCTTTATTGGCTTAATGTGATTTTGAGAAAAGTATTTGTATACATATCTTTGTATGCCTAGTCTAAAAAGCAAGTAATGTTAGTAGCTAatgaatttttttatgaatCATGCAGGAAGGAACCAGATAAGAAATACCTGTGTATTGCATTGCTTCTTGGGTCTTAGTCAGCTTGGAGGCCTTATGGCCTCTTATTGTCCTCTCAAGGAACTGCTAGCCAATCACagaaattcatttttgtttaattcaggAGCTTTTGAGCAACAAGCGAGATAGACAAGACCTTTTCTGCACGAACAGACAAGGACACAATATAGATATACACTATAGCTGTGTAATCGTCCAATTTGTAGAGCCTTCTTCAGATATTTAACAACATAAGTCCTCCGTCCGAGGCAGCAACACATCGACACACCATCAAGTGTCACACAAAGAGCTCAATCAGACACCTGATGTAAATTGACTCCATTAAGTCAAGATTGGGTTCAGGACCAGCGGCAGCCAGACTTCAGGCTTCATTTGTAAAAACGGTCTCTTTATATCCAGTTAGGTGGATTTATAATTATGCCAATTTGTACTCAATTAAAGAGCCAATAGagtttttggtgtgtgtttcaACAAGGAAACGTCTGCTCTGCTCTGGTGGTCCAAAATTAAGGAttctatttgtttcttttgtaaattaatcTGTAATTATGTGTTGATAAAAAAGagcatattaaaaaataaaaaacaaacttcaacgaaacattttttatatgcCATTTGCAATGCAGATCCTCTgcagtttaatcatttatttttgcattgttttttatttatttataccaaAATCCTATCACCAGAATCAAATGGAGGGCCATCAACCTTATTTTTTGTAAACCTTTAGAGGCAAAATGTTGGTTCAAATCAGTTTGAAATAATCTGCTCCATTTACTGTAAACAATCCTGGGATTATTTggtaaaatcaataaaaaaaaccttatcCATACTGGAGATGTGTGACTTAAAAATCATAGCAAACATCGTGGAAATACACAAGAGCAAGAAATGACCTTTCAGTCCTTTCTAACAAAAAGGAATTCATAATCAGTTTTTTCAGTGGTGTCACTTTGGGTGTATTTTTCATACCGTATTGGGGAAAAAATTGACCCAGGAGTTTGGCTGAggtgtcttcctgtctgtcagcCACAGGAAATGGTTCCACACAGACGAGGCATTTAGCTTCCAGGTGCAGACCCACCATTGGATGGCCTTGCCCAGATGGATAGTACTCCTTCCACCATAAAGACACTAGTCTTCCCCATGCCCTGACGCCACCGGTGCTCCTGCCCTGGTCCAGTCTCATCAAAAGGAGCTTGGAAGCTGGGAGGCGGATATGCTGGGCTGCTACCCCAAATCAAGCTCACTTTTCTTTCCCCTTGTAAGTTGTAGATAAAAAAGTGGGGGAGGTGCGCTTCTCTGGTAGACACCAGCTTCTTTATCTCTTGTCTTTTCTAACTTCTGTATGTGTGGCTCCTTGCaggtgtcttttcttttctcttgacATTGAAACCACATCCCAAAATGCTGTCAAAACCAATTCGGCTTGTCTTCTTTCATTACTCAGTTTATTACCCCTCATTGTTAGGCAAGCACTAGAAATCAAATTGAGCTcacaggcacgcacgcacacacacacacacatgcacaaatgaaTCCTGGCTGCCTGCACTCTGTTCTCCTGCAGGTGCGAGGTCCATCCGCCTGGCTCTTTTCATGAGGCCCTCCCTTTCCTGTCCGTCTGCAGCCGTCCATTCAGCTTCAATCACAGTACCAGCCGGACGCCACCGGACCACTGGCAGGGAAGGGAAGCGCCTCCACACACATCTTTCACTTGTTGAACGACAAGTGAAGAGCGGCTGGGGGGCAAAGAAAGGGTCTTCCTCCTTTGCATCTCCTTCTGCTTTCATCATAAACAACTTGCTTTCTGTTTGTAACGGTGCTGTCCTTCCCCTCTTCCCCCCTGCCTTCCTTTTCTCCCGCTCAGATGGGCTTTACAAGGACGGGGTATGGGGGGAGTGCAAAGGAGGAAGACGGCCAGGCTCCCTGTGCAACGGGGGGATGCTGAGGTCTTTTTGTGGCTCATGAATGGCACATTTGAGGTTTCCAGCCTTGCTCAGTGCCCCAAGCCAGCTTCACCTGTGGTTGGAGTCAATTGGCCTGTTGTCTGCCTGCCTGGAACTGTGCCCAGCTCTCTGCCAGCTAATTTGGTTAGCGTAGCCACTCAGAACAGAGCAACAATAACCTCCACCTCAAATCCATCAATTAACTCCCAGCACACAATGATGTATCCATTCACTGTTTGCCAGAACTGTTCTCTGGCGCGATTAATACCCATGCTAATACTGCTAATACCTGCCCTCTGTCACATAAGAATGTGCTAATGATTTGAATGGCTTCCGAGTTGTTGGCTGTAGATGAACTTTGTATTAAGCCCACggtgttttttgtgtgcccTTTTGATTAActtaacacaaagaaaaagtaaaagcaatGTTTGCTCATGTTGTCAGATGCTAACAAGCCCACTGGTGGCTTTTAGACACAGCAATGCTTTGAGccaaatgctaacatcagcatgctaacatgctcacaatagCAATGCTAACTTGTTTATGTTTACCAGCTAACGTTCATCACATTCACCATtattttagtgtgttagcacGCTAACATTGGCTTAATAGCACCAACGATAAAGTACATCTGAGGCTGATTGGACTGACATAAGTTTTGGAATTGCACAAGAGGTTGTCGCAGTAAAAGTGATGTTGTCATGCAAACAAGTTGTCAGAGTTAAGACAATGTCCTTGTTTATCCCCTAACGTGTCCTGTAATAACCTACAGGATCGTCCCCTTCTCTGCTTGGAAAACTGCTTATTTACTCTGATTAtataaacaacaataataattatgaaGCTTCCAGCATATGTGATGCCAGGACCCAACCTTTTACCTTTACCAAATGTTCAATCTGAACTCACTAAAACTATTTAGAAATCCAATGCTCTTCCCAAatggaacaatttacaaaaaacagacaaaaatgtatCTATCGTTTTATTTGTAGATTTTAAGCTCAGATCTGCCAAATGCATTTTTACCTCATTGGCAGCTGTGTATTCAATGTTGTCAGTTCAAATTCTTCTTgttttattatactgtatatgttttatatgtggTAACATCATAAAACACGGACAGGGCCTCACTAAGAATAAAATTCTCTTTTACAGTTAGTGTCCCGTTAAAGATAGCAGCAGCAAAAGGAatatcaaaacatttcagatacAGGCTAAAAAATTGCCTCTTTACTTTTGCTGTCTGTCCACatcaaaaacacagtaaatatcAATTCACAAGTGTTATTAACTTTCAATCTGGTCTGGGTAAAATCATTTTGATGTTGATACTCCATAATACAAAATTACCAACCAACTTTCAAAACCCTATGCTTCATTGTCAGCAGCACACgttaaaaaagtatttcataTTGTGCTTGTATAATGTCTAACGCTTTAATGCTGTAGTGTTCTTGTGCACAGGTTTCTCTTCAAACAAAGATCCTAAACTAACCCCTAAAAAAGCTAACATCAACCTAATTTTTTCCAAATATCTTGCCTTAAATCAttccaatttaaatttttttggggttttgacTGGTGTCACCACCTACCAGTTCTTTCTCACTGACAAATATCAAAAAGTCAGacgtgcatatgtgtgtttctaAAGAGCACATCATGTGTCAGGGAGGAGTTGAGTTGAGGTGGGGGTATGTGAGGGGAGCATTTAGCTCACTTTTCCACTGTGTGAGCTTTCATTCTCACCACACGCAGCTGTGGAAATGAGATAAAACTGAGCTGCCACTTTAGGAAGCTCTCATTCACTCACTTGTGCAGCCAGAAACCTCTGAAGCCAAAACTTTTGGTGACTCGTCATTGTGCTGGATGGCAGCTGTTTTCTGCAAGCAATAGAGAGATCAACAGGTGGAGGGAATGAAAGTTTGATTTTTTCAATTTGTGGATTTTGAAAATAAGCAGAAGTGTGAagtatttttgctttgactATTTTTGGTTTGTATCTCAAACTTTATATTTTGCTGAAGACGTTTTTAAAGAAGACAACACTGAACTACAACTCTGAATATAGCACACCACTGAACAGACTATGAATGTGCTATCAAACCCAGTGATCAGGGCCCAGGAGCAGTCTTTACCTCTGTGTAGCCCCGGGTCTGTCCAGGATTTACCCCACTGCCCTCCAGGGTTCAACCTGGGCTCCCCTCTAAACCCTGCACCCATGCTTGGCCTCCAGATTGGCCAAAGACCAACCAAACCACAGAGGGAGCTGAGCCCTGAGGAGCAGCAGGAACTCAGAAGGAAGATCAATAGCAGGGAGAGGAAGCGTATGCAGGACTTGAACATTGCCATGGATGCCCTCCGGGAGGTCATGGTGCCTTATGGCTCCTCGCCATcttctgcctcctcctctcagTCCCACCAGCCTGGAGCTCCTCCAGGCCGCAGGCTCTCTAAGATATCCACCCTAGTTCTGGCCAGGAACTACATCCTTCTCCTGGGTTCGTCTCTGCAGGAGATGCGGCGGCTGCTGGGAGAGGTAAGCGTCGGGATGGGGGTGAACACAGGACCGGTCCCCCGGCTGCTTCTCACTGGAGGGTGGCCCCTCATCTCTGGCCCCAGTCAGCTCCTCCTCACCCAGGAGTCCCTCCTCACCACAGCagcatcctcctcttcctccacttcATCGTCTTCTGCTGCTAAATGTCCCCTGTTGTCTCCGGGCCCCATGGAGGCCTCACTGGCCCCTGTGCAGTGGAGCTCTGCAGGGCCCTCAGGAGGGCCAGTGTGCCCCTGTGGAGTCTGCAGACTGCCCAGATTTAGCCACTCCACTTCAGCTCCAAGATTCCCAAAATGACTTCCGGAAGTTAAAGTTTAAGAACGGACTTGATGActgttacagtaaatgtatgtaaaattcTTTTTATatgaattgttatttttctaacatttaTAACAGGTTTATAATAATTTAACTCACAATTATcctttgagttttttaaacCTAATGGATCTACTCTATATTTGGTAAGCCAGTTTCTAAGTAAATATAACCCTTTTTGTTTCAGAGATATGTTGTGTGATATCAGTTTTCCCATTTCACAGAGAAATAATTTACTATCGTACTTTGTTGATCCATGGTGAAATTGTGTGCTGtaatgacgtgtgtgtgtgtgtgagtgtgtgtgtgtgtgtgtgtgtgtgtgtgtgtgtgtgcgtgtgtgtgtggtgcatttGATTCCAGTAtcaaaagaatatatatataaatatcacaatttccccactggagAGGGCCCAAACCATGGAccattctgaaataaaaaatataacatttaagaacactgaaaaactATTCTCAGTTTCTTACTATGAACAACGGGATCCAACATGAACTGATTTCATATGAATgatttttgtgaatgttttgtgtttttgtcctagCTTTTCCCACTGGTTTGAAGTGAGCAGGCTTGTGTCATGAAAGTGAGACATCCCTCCTGTCACCAGGCAGACTCCCCCTTTCTCTGTAGTAGTCAAGCTTGCTCTTTAGCAAACATTGTGTGATTGAGCAGTTTACAATTTTCACCATCAATTATGAAGACATAAAGTAATTTAACACATGTATGCTTTAATATAAATAGGGATTCACAGAAATTACATCTTCTCCACCATCCCAGTCTCTTAGATAATATAAACTGCTTGTTTTCCAATTACTGTACATTCTGAAGACAAACTTAAAAATTGCCACTTGGATTATGTTAGGCAacgttttgttttgattaataaagctctacattttttttaccctaCCAGAAGTGGATGGTGGGCATACAAAGCGCAGAACTTTGACACTACAGTTGTGATATGGTTTAGGCACCAAAAGTCTTGGTATGGTTAAGGTTGGTGAAAAATCATGGTTTTAttcaaatgttaataaaaacgACCTACGTCAATTTTCCATGTGAAAGGTAGGGTTAGGTTAACACAACCAAACTGTTTGGTAAGGTTTAGGAAAAActtggtttgggttaaaataagcATGTCAGTTACTTATGTTACGTACAaaaggcattttaaaataagtcaacaCAAACTTTTGGTTTCATaagggagaaaaacagcagcgtcctggatgaaagtcctgtgtttgtttgacccatccatccacccagaCCTCCTTCCTACATGGACTTGGttgcttttataatttttctcCCTGCACAACTTTGTTGCTCTTTACTCTATACTACATCATCTCAAACACTTGAAAGCCTGAAAGCCTCACAGAGACGCTAAAGGGTGCCTTGTGCCTTAGTATCAGATGCTGAGGGCCACTGACCAAGCTGTCGTATTGACGAGTTGGTAGTGAGAATGGGTCGACACCACATGTGTTTACCTTAACCTTTACGTTACGCAAGTGCTGTGAATGCACTTGGCGTATTTTGTTAGTGAACACTTTACTGAAACATTTGGCATCAACATTTTGTGGCTTGCCAGATCTGTTAATTATTTATGCTACTGATGCAAATTGTAATTTGGGCTCCATACGCTGCCcgtaaaaaaaattctgcaaaTGTTgccctcatttgcataaagtgaAGAAAATCAACTTTTGGCCcctgtcttttctctcctcaGCTGCGTTGCCTGCTATCCCACAGTACCTCTACCACATTTGTTGGGCCTCCAACGTTGACGCCGATAAGCGGTGAAAAGCTTCTCCAGCACCCTCCAAACACCCCCAAAACAGTGACACAGTCCTTATCTATTCCCCTATTCATCACCCCCAACAAGCAAAAGATCAAAACCCACCCGTGTAATTACTGCTCCGCGGAAAGGAGACCTTTTGCTTATtagccccctctctctcctccatcctcaaattcttgttgtttctctgtgttaAGGAGCCGGGATGGGTGATTTGGTGCTACTCATTACACTCACTCCACAATATGTTCAAACGCCCAGAAAATGTGTCTTGCTGAATGGGGTTCACTCCTGCAAACTCGCCACCCCTCTGGAAGAAAGCAGGCAGCCTCATTTTGAGCGAGAATGAGAGGCGCTGGTAGGAGGGAGGATAGTCTCAGCAACAACCTGGCCCTTGACATGGCCtgcatgaataataataatgaaaataatcataatcataatgatgataaaaaataattgctaCGACGGAATAAGAGGATTATGGAGGGTCGATATGTGAATGGTGGCTGGTGAAAGGACGAGAATCTATTAGCATCAAGGAGGACAAAAGAGGAGCTGGATGCCATTAAGTGAGATTAAGCTAAATAAGGCTTGATTTTCTTACAAGGAAAagggaggaaggagaaaagGGTGGGAGTgaagggggagggagggtgggagAGCCTGATTCATAGATCAAAGTAAGATGGCCAAACTTCACGTCTTTCATTTACATATAGCTGCTTTATCCCTGGAGGGATTAGCTACCTTGCTATTTTCTCCGGGTTGCTCGCCATTCTGCCACCTTTTGCCCACCATCTATTTCCTCCTGCTCTCAGGATGGTTCAgcccttcttctcttctttttttgttgagtttggCTCCTTAATTTCTCCCCCCTCTCACTCTCTGCCCTTTATCCTGGTTTCTCCAAGAGGCTCTCACTTTCTCGAGTTTGGTGGTTTCATTGTCGCAGCGACGCAGGGGTCTGGTCAGTCTT is a window of Etheostoma cragini isolate CJK2018 chromosome 11, CSU_Ecrag_1.0, whole genome shotgun sequence DNA encoding:
- the olig1 gene encoding oligodendrocyte transcription factor 1; protein product: MNVLSNPVIRAQEQSLPLCSPGSVQDLPHCPPGFNLGSPLNPAPMLGLQIGQRPTKPQRELSPEEQQELRRKINSRERKRMQDLNIAMDALREVMVPYGSSPSSASSSQSHQPGAPPGRRLSKISTLVLARNYILLLGSSLQEMRRLLGEVSVGMGVNTGPVPRLLLTGGWPLISGPSQLLLTQESLLTTAASSSSSTSSSSAAKCPLLSPGPMEASLAPVQWSSAGPSGGPVCPCGVCRLPRFSHSTSAPRFPK